A single Chryseobacterium sp. DNA region contains:
- a CDS encoding cytidine deaminase: MKKDIQISYEYFKNSSELSDIENKLFARAKEARENAYAPYSQFLVGCAVLLENGEIYSGNNQENAAYPSGLCAERTTLFWVAANFPDVKIKKIFVVGGPKEFHESNPPIPPCGACRQSLIEYETKQNENIDLYFSSMNEEVVKVHAVKDLLPFYFDSTFL; the protein is encoded by the coding sequence ATGAAAAAAGACATACAGATCAGTTACGAATATTTTAAAAATAGCAGTGAGCTGAGCGATATAGAAAATAAATTATTTGCCAGAGCCAAAGAAGCCCGCGAAAATGCTTACGCACCCTATTCTCAATTTTTAGTTGGATGCGCCGTATTGCTGGAAAATGGAGAGATCTATTCCGGCAATAACCAGGAGAACGCTGCTTATCCGTCGGGACTTTGCGCTGAAAGAACCACCCTTTTTTGGGTAGCCGCCAATTTTCCGGATGTAAAGATCAAAAAGATCTTTGTCGTAGGTGGTCCTAAGGAATTCCATGAGAGCAATCCGCCGATTCCTCCTTGTGGAGCCTGCCGGCAGAGTTTAATAGAATACGAAACCAAGCAAAACGAAAACATTGACCTTTATTTTTCAAGTATGAATGAGGAAGTGGTCAAGGTGCATGCTGTAAAGGATCTGTTGCCGTTTTATTTTGATTCGACATTCCTATAA
- a CDS encoding barstar family protein, translated as MKTVYIDFTEIGDYEDFYAQLKEKIQLPEHFGDNLDALFDTITGALGMPLHIEFVNMTVDQLEIFEDLLTTLEDAEDEVEDFSFSYYLEQYEDDQDDDVESEE; from the coding sequence ATGAAAACAGTATATATAGATTTTACAGAAATAGGCGATTATGAAGATTTTTACGCCCAATTAAAGGAAAAAATTCAGCTTCCTGAACATTTTGGGGATAATCTTGATGCCCTTTTTGATACCATTACCGGAGCCCTCGGAATGCCACTCCATATTGAATTTGTAAATATGACGGTAGATCAGCTTGAAATTTTTGAAGATCTTCTGACCACATTGGAAGATGCAGAAGATGAAGTGGAAGACTTTAGTTTCAGCTATTACCTGGAGCAGTATGAAGATGATCAAGATGATGATGTAGAGTCAGAAGAATAA
- a CDS encoding GIY-YIG nuclease family protein, producing the protein MKAGFIYIMTNKNHTTLYTGVTSNLPKRIQQHKEKYYSQSFTSRYNLYILVYWEAFQEIGDAIFREKQIKAGSRQKKLDLINMMNPEWRDLADEIQNIMDTY; encoded by the coding sequence ATGAAAGCAGGTTTTATTTATATAATGACCAATAAAAATCATACAACTCTTTATACAGGAGTTACTTCAAACCTGCCCAAACGTATTCAACAGCATAAAGAAAAGTATTATTCTCAAAGTTTTACATCAAGGTATAATTTGTATATACTTGTTTATTGGGAAGCTTTTCAAGAGATTGGTGATGCTATATTTAGAGAAAAGCAGATAAAAGCGGGCTCAAGGCAAAAGAAATTAGATTTAATTAATATGATGAATCCTGAGTGGAGAGATTTGGCGGATGAGATCCAGAATATAATGGATACTTATTGA
- a CDS encoding ribonuclease domain-containing protein produces the protein MNSKIRAVFFMCLGLLFGMSVMYIYNHFIADKKDEATPAKTETVSYGSASTENRYNTENASEQVSIDQLTGEKTVITYVKQNHRLPEYYITKNEARRQGWNPSKGNLCEVLPGKAIGGDKFSNREGRLPEGVKYFEADVNYHCGARNADRIIYTDHGDVYLTKNHYKSFEKQ, from the coding sequence ATGAACAGTAAAATAAGAGCTGTATTTTTTATGTGTCTGGGACTTCTCTTCGGGATGTCTGTGATGTATATTTATAATCATTTTATAGCAGACAAAAAAGATGAAGCAACGCCTGCGAAAACAGAGACGGTAAGTTATGGAAGTGCCTCTACGGAAAACCGCTATAATACTGAGAATGCTTCAGAACAGGTTTCCATTGACCAGCTGACAGGAGAAAAAACAGTTATTACCTATGTAAAACAGAATCACAGGTTACCGGAGTATTATATCACAAAAAATGAAGCCAGAAGACAAGGGTGGAATCCATCAAAAGGGAATCTTTGTGAAGTGCTTCCAGGAAAAGCCATTGGTGGAGATAAGTTCAGCAACCGGGAAGGGCGGCTTCCGGAGGGCGTAAAGTATTTTGAAGCAGATGTCAATTACCATTGCGGCGCTAGAAATGCAGACCGGATCATTTACACAGACCATGGAGATGTTTACCTGACCAAAAACCATTACAAAAGTTTTGAAAAACAGTAA
- the nadE gene encoding NAD(+) synthase, with protein MQTQKVIDHIVGWLKDYATKARVNGYVIGVSGGVDSGVVSTLAAMTGLKTLLIEMPIRQKADQIDRAWEHMNDLKSRFPNVEVMSVNLTPAFEELYKTFDVKDDLYPNEKLAFANTRSRLRMLTLYYYGQLNGLLVCGTGNKVEDFGIGFYTKYGDGGVDVSPIADLYKTEVYTLAKVLNLIKSIQEAIPTDGLWDTDRTDEQQIGATYPELEKIQKEYGTKTAEDYEGRDKEVFLIFDRMHKAAKHKMEPIPICDIPEEWRNE; from the coding sequence ATGCAGACACAAAAAGTGATAGACCATATCGTAGGCTGGTTAAAAGATTATGCAACAAAGGCCAGAGTAAATGGTTATGTAATAGGGGTTTCCGGAGGTGTGGATTCCGGAGTCGTTTCTACCCTGGCGGCAATGACCGGTCTGAAAACCTTGCTGATCGAAATGCCGATCCGTCAGAAAGCAGATCAGATAGACCGCGCATGGGAGCATATGAATGACCTGAAATCAAGATTTCCCAATGTAGAAGTGATGTCTGTCAATCTGACTCCGGCATTTGAAGAGCTTTACAAAACTTTTGATGTAAAGGATGATCTGTATCCCAACGAAAAATTGGCTTTTGCCAATACAAGATCACGTTTAAGAATGCTTACCCTATACTATTATGGACAGCTGAACGGCCTTTTAGTGTGTGGAACAGGAAATAAAGTGGAAGATTTCGGAATCGGATTTTATACCAAATACGGGGATGGCGGGGTAGATGTTTCTCCAATTGCAGACCTTTATAAAACTGAAGTATATACTCTTGCCAAAGTACTGAACCTGATCAAAAGCATCCAGGAAGCTATTCCTACGGACGGGCTTTGGGATACAGACAGAACAGACGAGCAGCAGATCGGAGCCACGTATCCGGAATTGGAGAAAATTCAAAAAGAATACGGAACCAAAACCGCTGAAGATTACGAAGGCAGGGATAAGGAAGTTTTCCTGATCTTCGACAGAATGCATAAAGCCGCAAAACATAAAATGGAACCTATCCCTATCTGTGATATTCCTGAAGAATGGAGAAATGAATAA
- a CDS encoding GNAT family N-acetyltransferase produces MKLTIRKEEERDFQKVFQLTEEAFRDMEHSDHREHFLVEKLRRSDTFIPELSLVAEDENGGIAGHILFTKITIENGSESYESLALAPVSVKPEFQNMGIGGALITFGHTVAKELGYHSAILIGHQNYYPKFGYEKTSNFGISFPFEIPKENGMAIELIKDGLKNVKGVVKYPQEFGID; encoded by the coding sequence ATGAAGCTGACCATACGGAAAGAAGAGGAAAGAGATTTTCAAAAAGTTTTCCAACTTACCGAAGAAGCTTTCAGGGATATGGAACACAGTGATCACCGGGAGCATTTTCTGGTTGAAAAATTAAGAAGATCCGATACTTTTATCCCGGAACTGTCACTGGTAGCAGAAGATGAAAACGGCGGAATTGCCGGGCATATCCTGTTCACAAAAATTACAATAGAGAATGGTTCAGAGTCCTATGAATCCTTAGCATTAGCTCCCGTTTCTGTAAAACCTGAATTTCAAAACATGGGTATTGGAGGTGCGCTGATTACTTTTGGGCACACCGTTGCAAAAGAATTGGGATACCATTCTGCCATACTCATTGGACACCAAAACTATTATCCTAAGTTTGGTTACGAAAAAACCAGTAATTTTGGAATTTCTTTTCCGTTTGAGATTCCGAAAGAAAACGGAATGGCCATAGAATTGATAAAAGACGGATTAAAAAATGTAAAAGGTGTTGTAAAATACCCGCAAGAATTTGGAATAGACTAA
- a CDS encoding GNAT family N-acetyltransferase, protein MILETKRLILRKLEDTDYERMFLMDSDPEVMKYIGVPVLTDINESKNVIKMIQEQYKTNGVGRLAVVEKESGKVVGWSGLKLLTKEVNGYQDVLELGYRFLPESWGKGYAVEAGMASLDYGFNELNADTIYAYAHSEHDVSNHILRKLGFEKTSEFEEPDGICFWYELKREKYI, encoded by the coding sequence ATGATACTGGAAACGAAAAGACTTATTTTAAGAAAACTTGAAGATACTGATTACGAACGCATGTTTCTCATGGATTCTGATCCCGAAGTAATGAAATATATTGGAGTACCGGTCCTGACGGATATCAACGAGTCAAAAAATGTAATCAAAATGATTCAGGAACAGTATAAGACCAATGGAGTGGGAAGACTTGCTGTTGTTGAAAAAGAGAGCGGAAAGGTGGTAGGATGGAGCGGCTTAAAGTTATTGACCAAAGAAGTTAACGGCTATCAAGATGTATTAGAACTGGGATATCGCTTTTTGCCAGAATCCTGGGGAAAAGGATATGCGGTGGAAGCGGGTATGGCTTCTCTTGATTACGGATTTAATGAGTTGAATGCAGATACAATCTATGCGTACGCTCACTCTGAGCATGATGTTTCAAATCATATTTTAAGAAAGCTTGGTTTCGAGAAAACAAGCGAATTTGAAGAACCGGATGGAATTTGTTTCTGGTATGAGTTGAAACGCGAAAAATACATTTAA
- a CDS encoding leucine-rich repeat domain-containing protein codes for MMKIKIFTALCLISGLSFFYSQKLEFKDKNFEKAVLENFDLNKNGILEQTEIGTITNLFLVQKGITSTEDLNLFKDVKMVVLDDNAISGITVSNLDKLELFSCTGCKISSFKGENLKNLTALYLDRNLLETISLKGTPKIDQLTLSLNQLKTIDLTPLKNLRKLNLEHNKLQQLDVSGNPGLQTVNVGGNNMKETDIKKGVKTDTTIFGTEK; via the coding sequence ATGATGAAAATTAAAATATTTACAGCGCTTTGCCTTATTTCGGGACTTTCTTTTTTTTATAGTCAAAAGCTTGAATTTAAAGATAAAAACTTTGAAAAAGCAGTGCTCGAAAACTTTGATCTGAATAAGAATGGAATACTGGAGCAGACCGAAATAGGAACGATCACCAATTTATTTTTAGTTCAAAAAGGCATTACTTCAACGGAAGACCTGAATCTTTTCAAAGACGTGAAAATGGTTGTATTGGATGATAACGCCATTTCCGGGATCACGGTAAGCAACCTGGATAAGCTGGAGCTGTTTTCCTGCACGGGATGTAAAATTTCATCGTTCAAAGGGGAAAATCTTAAAAATCTGACGGCATTGTATCTCGATCGTAATCTTTTGGAAACAATTTCATTGAAAGGAACTCCGAAAATAGATCAATTAACATTATCTTTAAATCAGTTAAAAACCATTGATCTTACTCCACTTAAAAACCTAAGGAAATTAAACCTTGAACATAATAAGCTCCAACAACTGGATGTCTCTGGAAATCCTGGCCTGCAAACGGTCAATGTAGGAGGAAACAATATGAAGGAAACGGATATTAAAAAAGGAGTGAAAACAGATACTACCATTTTTGGAACTGAGAAATAA
- a CDS encoding gliding motility protein GldB, which produces MKIFRIIALSSVLVTGLSSCKKEPENPWKVELKKTAEKIEMTDISKEFYNQGIPLDQFKAKFPWFQGSVSDADYEKRRADAEEMKIYKEAIGKIDEAKLQKELQDLFSHINYHFPQFKNPKVYLFSSALQMAQDPIFYDEKQNFLFIDVTGFMGDGNAHYKGLELYFQKSMNPQNMVPKVSQIFAENIVTESPDHQKFIDQIILNGKVMILQDAFLPDFPDYLKMNYTQKQYEWAKVNEANIWNYFVESNLIFGDDPRLGERFIAPGPFSKFYTEIDNESSPQIGIFTGWQICKAYLREKPETKLTDFLKMDATTIFNQSGYQPKLK; this is translated from the coding sequence ATGAAGATTTTTAGAATTATTGCGCTTTCTTCTGTTTTAGTGACAGGACTGAGTTCCTGCAAAAAAGAACCGGAAAATCCATGGAAGGTCGAATTAAAGAAGACCGCTGAAAAAATTGAAATGACGGATATTTCCAAAGAATTTTATAATCAGGGAATTCCGTTGGATCAATTTAAAGCTAAATTTCCTTGGTTCCAGGGAAGTGTATCTGACGCAGATTATGAAAAAAGAAGAGCTGACGCAGAGGAAATGAAGATCTACAAAGAAGCCATTGGAAAAATTGATGAAGCAAAACTTCAGAAAGAGCTTCAGGATTTATTTTCCCATATCAATTATCATTTCCCACAATTCAAGAATCCTAAGGTATACCTCTTCTCATCGGCATTACAGATGGCCCAGGATCCTATTTTTTATGATGAAAAGCAGAATTTCCTTTTTATTGACGTTACAGGGTTCATGGGAGACGGCAATGCTCATTATAAAGGATTGGAACTTTATTTCCAGAAGTCGATGAATCCTCAGAATATGGTTCCGAAAGTTTCCCAGATTTTCGCTGAAAATATTGTTACGGAATCTCCTGACCACCAGAAATTTATTGATCAGATCATACTGAATGGTAAAGTAATGATTCTACAGGATGCTTTCTTACCGGATTTTCCTGATTATCTTAAAATGAACTATACCCAGAAACAATATGAATGGGCTAAAGTAAACGAAGCGAATATCTGGAACTACTTTGTGGAAAGTAACCTGATCTTTGGAGATGATCCTAGATTGGGTGAGCGTTTTATTGCTCCGGGGCCTTTCTCCAAATTTTATACAGAGATTGACAATGAGTCTTCACCACAAATCGGGATTTTTACGGGATGGCAGATCTGTAAAGCTTATCTTAGGGAGAAGCCGGAAACCAAACTGACAGACTTCCTGAAAATGGATGCGACAACCATATTCAATCAATCCGGTTATCAACCGAAACTTAAATAA
- the gldC gene encoding gliding motility protein GldC, with amino-acid sequence MRKTQITIDVELDENHIPENITWNAQDGGIEKQETKATMISVWDDKTMEALRIDLWTKEMPVDQMKMFIHQIMISLGNTYHRATGEEDVAQWMEEIAEEFAVKSAIK; translated from the coding sequence ATGAGAAAGACTCAGATTACAATAGATGTAGAACTGGACGAAAACCACATCCCTGAAAATATAACGTGGAACGCACAGGATGGAGGTATTGAAAAACAAGAGACAAAAGCAACGATGATCTCGGTATGGGATGACAAAACAATGGAAGCTTTACGAATCGATCTTTGGACGAAAGAAATGCCTGTAGACCAGATGAAGATGTTTATCCACCAGATCATGATCTCTTTAGGAAATACCTACCACAGAGCAACCGGTGAAGAGGATGTAGCACAATGGATGGAAGAAATTGCAGAAGAGTTTGCTGTAAAATCAGCTATAAAATAA
- a CDS encoding cystathionine gamma-synthase codes for MNFNTKVIHGGQHHESATGSVNVPVFLTSTFAQKSPGVHSGYEYSRAANPTRQALEDSLASIENGARGLAFGSGLAAIDCVLKLLNPGDEVIAVDDLYGGTYRMFTRLFEKYQLKFTFVNFDDVSKIADVITDNTKLIWVETPTNPLMKLVDIKAVVDIAKGKDILVAVDNTFATPYIQRPIDLGADIVMHSATKYLGGHSDVIAGALIAKDAELGEKLHFIQFASGGILGPHDSYLVLRGIKTLALRMQRHSDNGLAVAKYLETHPAVDKVIYPGLESHPQYDLAKSQMKESGGMVSFTFKSGKKEDAIKFLEKVRVFTLAESLGGVESLANHPALMTHASIPAEKRAELGITDDLVRLSVGIEDAEDLIADLEKAFS; via the coding sequence ATGAATTTTAATACAAAAGTAATTCACGGAGGGCAGCATCATGAGTCTGCAACAGGGTCTGTCAATGTACCTGTATTTTTAACCTCTACCTTTGCGCAGAAAAGCCCGGGAGTGCATTCCGGATATGAATATTCAAGAGCAGCCAACCCTACAAGACAGGCATTGGAAGATTCTTTGGCAAGCATTGAAAACGGAGCGAGAGGTCTGGCTTTCGGTTCCGGTCTTGCTGCGATCGACTGTGTTTTGAAGTTACTAAATCCTGGTGATGAAGTTATTGCTGTAGATGACCTTTATGGGGGTACTTACAGAATGTTTACCAGACTTTTTGAAAAATATCAGTTGAAATTTACATTCGTGAATTTTGATGATGTTTCTAAAATTGCGGATGTCATTACTGATAACACAAAATTGATTTGGGTGGAAACGCCAACAAATCCATTAATGAAACTGGTAGATATCAAAGCGGTAGTAGACATTGCCAAAGGGAAAGATATTTTAGTGGCGGTAGACAATACTTTTGCGACTCCTTACATCCAGCGACCTATTGATCTGGGAGCTGATATTGTGATGCACTCTGCAACAAAATATTTAGGCGGACATTCTGATGTAATTGCCGGGGCCCTTATTGCCAAAGATGCTGAATTAGGAGAAAAACTTCACTTTATTCAGTTTGCGAGCGGTGGTATTTTAGGTCCGCACGATTCTTATCTTGTATTGAGAGGGATCAAAACCTTAGCGTTAAGAATGCAGAGACATTCTGACAACGGTCTGGCTGTAGCAAAATATCTTGAAACTCATCCTGCGGTGGATAAAGTGATTTATCCGGGGCTGGAATCTCACCCGCAATATGACCTGGCAAAATCTCAAATGAAAGAATCGGGAGGAATGGTTTCATTCACTTTCAAATCCGGAAAAAAAGAAGATGCCATCAAATTCCTAGAGAAAGTAAGAGTATTCACATTAGCTGAATCTTTGGGAGGTGTAGAATCTTTAGCGAACCACCCTGCTTTAATGACTCACGCTTCTATTCCAGCAGAAAAACGTGCTGAATTAGGAATTACGGATGACCTAGTTCGTCTAAGCGTTGGTATTGAAGATGCTGAAGACCTTATTGCAGATTTAGAGAAAGCTTTTTCTTAA
- a CDS encoding GNAT family N-acetyltransferase, which translates to MKNTRKALIHDLPQLAKLFDQYRVFYHKESDILSAENFLRERIENKDSEIFVAEKNGELTGFVQLYPIFSSTRMQRYWLLNDLFVNENHRGKGHSKDLIEEAKEVCRSSNACGILLETGKSNDIGNQLYPSCGFQLYDSVNFYEWTNS; encoded by the coding sequence ATGAAAAACACACGAAAAGCTCTTATTCATGATCTGCCCCAATTGGCCAAGTTATTTGACCAATACAGAGTTTTCTATCATAAAGAATCGGATATTCTTTCCGCAGAAAACTTTCTCCGGGAAAGAATAGAAAATAAAGATTCTGAAATCTTTGTTGCAGAAAAGAATGGTGAGTTGACAGGTTTTGTACAGCTATACCCTATATTCTCCTCGACAAGAATGCAGCGCTATTGGCTGCTGAATGACTTATTTGTCAATGAAAATCACAGAGGAAAAGGACATTCTAAAGACCTGATCGAAGAGGCTAAAGAGGTATGCAGGTCATCAAATGCCTGTGGAATCTTACTTGAAACCGGTAAAAGCAATGATATCGGAAATCAGTTGTATCCATCCTGCGGCTTTCAACTTTATGACTCGGTGAATTTTTACGAGTGGACAAATTCATAG
- a CDS encoding DinB family protein — translation MTDFQKYIQRYLDQIPSGDWLAELKISAEKTIGIYSNLTEEQSKFAYAEGKWTLKGLLLHLSDTERVFQYRMLAFARGDKNNLPGFDENQYANHSFADERTVESLLEEYKLVRKSSQILLETLTPSALQNTGIANGNEVSVETIGKLIIGHNYHHLHIIEERYLSKLGWM, via the coding sequence ATGACCGATTTTCAAAAATACATTCAAAGATATTTAGACCAAATTCCTTCTGGAGACTGGCTGGCTGAATTAAAAATATCAGCAGAAAAAACAATAGGTATCTACTCCAATCTTACTGAAGAACAGTCTAAATTTGCTTATGCTGAAGGAAAATGGACTTTAAAAGGGCTGCTTTTGCATCTATCCGATACTGAAAGAGTTTTTCAATACAGAATGTTAGCATTTGCAAGAGGTGATAAAAACAACCTGCCGGGATTTGATGAAAATCAATATGCCAACCATTCTTTTGCTGATGAAAGAACAGTGGAGTCTTTACTGGAAGAATATAAACTGGTAAGAAAATCATCCCAGATTCTTCTGGAAACTCTTACCCCTTCTGCTTTACAGAATACAGGAATCGCCAACGGCAATGAAGTTTCAGTAGAAACCATCGGAAAACTGATCATAGGACACAATTATCACCATCTCCATATTATAGAAGAAAGATATTTATCTAAACTGGGATGGATGTAA
- a CDS encoding L-threonylcarbamoyladenylate synthase produces MEPIIEILKSGGTILYPTDTIWGIGCDATNIEAVNKIFDIKKREKNKSMIILVESEKRLQDLVDVPEMAWEIIDLSEKPVTIVYENPRGLPKELLAEDGSIGIRLVKNDFCKKLITKLNKPLVSTSANFSGEKSPLKFSDISDEIIHLVDYAVKEDREKVSKYSGSSVIKIWSDNRIKILRE; encoded by the coding sequence ATGGAACCTATTATCGAAATATTAAAATCCGGCGGAACGATTCTTTACCCTACAGATACGATCTGGGGAATTGGCTGTGATGCCACCAATATAGAGGCTGTCAATAAAATTTTTGACATTAAGAAGCGTGAAAAAAACAAATCTATGATTATTCTGGTAGAGTCCGAGAAAAGGCTTCAGGATCTCGTGGATGTTCCGGAAATGGCCTGGGAAATCATTGATCTTAGCGAAAAGCCGGTAACGATTGTATATGAAAATCCACGCGGTTTACCCAAAGAATTACTTGCAGAAGACGGAAGCATTGGAATCAGGCTTGTCAAAAATGATTTTTGTAAAAAGCTGATTACAAAACTGAATAAACCTTTGGTCTCTACCTCTGCCAACTTTAGCGGAGAAAAAAGCCCTCTTAAATTTTCAGATATTTCAGATGAGATCATTCATCTTGTAGATTATGCTGTAAAAGAGGATAGAGAAAAAGTTTCCAAATATTCAGGATCTTCGGTTATTAAAATATGGAGCGACAACAGGATTAAAATTCTCAGAGAATAA
- a CDS encoding nuclear transport factor 2 family protein, translating into MDHKDFALEWINAWNSHDLEDILSHYSDDIKITTPMIAMATGGKESSLQGKEAVRQYWRKALDKFPDLHFELIQSTAGVDSVALLYKSIMDKHAVEVMFFNEEGKINKMYAHYD; encoded by the coding sequence ATGGACCATAAAGATTTTGCTCTGGAGTGGATTAATGCCTGGAATTCTCATGATTTGGAAGATATCCTTTCCCATTATTCTGATGATATTAAAATCACTACTCCGATGATTGCCATGGCTACGGGAGGAAAGGAAAGCTCACTACAGGGAAAAGAGGCTGTCCGCCAGTATTGGAGAAAAGCATTGGATAAATTTCCTGATCTTCATTTTGAGCTGATACAATCTACTGCAGGAGTTGACTCTGTTGCTTTATTGTACAAATCTATTATGGACAAACATGCTGTTGAAGTAATGTTTTTTAATGAAGAAGGAAAAATTAATAAAATGTATGCTCATTATGATTAA
- a CDS encoding HD domain-containing protein — MKINLNQNKNLKLFKIISEAAERNNQSVYIVGGYVRDLLMKRKASTDIDFVTEQSGIELAQNVARDIDPKLKVSVFKTYGTAMIKYKDLELEFVGARKESYTEKSRKPEVEGGTLEDDQKRRDFTINAMAISLNKDNFGELIDPFNGIEDLEKGILRTPLEPAQTYSDDPLRMMRALRFASTLNFTIEENSLEAIKQEAQRIDIVSMERIMVEFNKIMMSEKPSVGLRLMEQTGLLKLIIPELIELKGVEEVEGQTHKDNFYHTLEVVDNISENTDNLWLRWSALLHDIGKAPTKKFVEGTGWTFHGHEFLGSKMVKTLFQRLKLPLGSDMKYVQKMVKLSSRPIALITDDASDSALRRLLFDAGENLEDLFTLCKADITTKNSKKQEKFKKNFEYVAVKIKEVEEKDQVRNFQPPITGEEIMEMFKLKPGREIGILKEKVKEAILEGEIPNEKEEATKFVIAEAEKLGLTI, encoded by the coding sequence ATGAAAATTAATCTTAACCAAAATAAAAATTTAAAACTTTTCAAAATAATCTCTGAGGCTGCAGAAAGGAATAACCAATCTGTATACATTGTCGGTGGTTATGTCCGTGATCTTTTAATGAAAAGAAAAGCATCTACGGATATAGATTTTGTCACCGAACAAAGCGGTATTGAGCTTGCTCAGAATGTAGCCCGGGATATTGATCCTAAACTCAAGGTTTCTGTTTTTAAAACCTATGGCACTGCGATGATCAAATATAAGGATCTTGAACTTGAATTTGTAGGGGCAAGAAAAGAAAGCTATACAGAAAAGAGCCGTAAACCGGAAGTTGAAGGAGGAACACTGGAAGATGACCAGAAAAGAAGAGATTTTACGATCAATGCGATGGCGATTTCTCTCAATAAAGATAATTTCGGAGAACTGATCGATCCTTTCAACGGGATTGAGGACCTTGAAAAAGGGATCTTAAGAACTCCGCTGGAACCTGCCCAAACATATTCTGATGATCCATTGAGAATGATGAGAGCTTTGAGGTTTGCTTCTACTTTAAACTTTACCATCGAAGAAAACTCTTTGGAAGCTATTAAACAGGAAGCCCAAAGAATAGACATTGTCTCTATGGAAAGGATCATGGTTGAATTTAATAAAATCATGATGTCCGAAAAGCCATCTGTGGGATTAAGACTGATGGAACAAACCGGTCTTTTAAAACTGATCATCCCTGAGCTGATCGAATTAAAAGGTGTGGAAGAAGTGGAAGGGCAAACCCATAAAGACAACTTTTACCATACACTGGAAGTGGTGGACAACATTTCTGAAAATACAGACAATCTTTGGCTGCGTTGGTCTGCCCTGCTTCATGATATAGGAAAAGCTCCTACTAAAAAATTTGTAGAAGGGACGGGATGGACCTTTCACGGGCATGAATTTTTAGGTTCAAAAATGGTGAAAACACTTTTTCAGAGATTGAAATTGCCATTGGGCAGCGATATGAAATATGTTCAGAAAATGGTAAAGCTTTCTTCGCGGCCGATCGCACTGATCACTGATGATGCTTCTGATTCTGCACTCAGAAGACTGCTGTTTGATGCCGGCGAGAATCTTGAAGATCTTTTTACGCTCTGCAAGGCGGATATTACCACTAAAAACTCTAAAAAGCAGGAGAAATTTAAGAAGAATTTCGAATATGTGGCGGTTAAGATCAAGGAAGTGGAAGAAAAAGACCAGGTAAGAAATTTCCAGCCACCCATTACAGGGGAAGAAATTATGGAGATGTTCAAGCTTAAACCTGGCCGTGAAATCGGTATTTTAAAAGAAAAGGTAAAAGAAGCGATCCTTGAAGGTGAAATTCCCAACGAAAAGGAAGAAGCAACAAAATTTGTAATTGCCGAGGCAGAAAAATTGGGATTAACAATATAA